A single genomic interval of Homo sapiens chromosome 7, GRCh38.p14 Primary Assembly harbors:
- the PCOLCE gene encoding procollagen C-endopeptidase enhancer 1 precursor gives MLPAATASLLGPLLTACALLPFAQGQTPNYTRPVFLCGGDVKGESGYVASEGFPNLYPPNKECIWTITVPEGQTVSLSFRVFDLELHPACRYDALEVFAGSGTSGQRLGRFCGTFRPAPLVAPGNQVTLRMTTDEGTGGRGFLLWYSGRATSGTEHQFCGGRLEKAQGTLTTPNWPESDYPPGISCSWHIIAPPDQVIALTFEKFDLEPDTYCRYDSVSVFNGAVSDDSRRLGKFCGDAVPGSISSEGNELLVQFVSDLSVTADGFSASYKTLPRGTAKEGQGPGPKRGTEPKVKLPPKSQPPEKTEESPSAPDAPTCPKQCRRTGTLQSNFCASSLVVTATVKSMVREPGEGLAVTVSLIGAYKTGGLDLPSPPTGASLKFYVPCKQCPPMKKGVSYLLMGQVEENRGPVLPPESFVVLHRPNQDQILTNLSKRKCPSQPVRAAASQD, from the exons ATGCTGCCTGCAgccacagcctccctcctggggcCCCTCCTCACTGCCTGCGCCCTGCTGCCTTTTGCCCAGGGCCAGACCCCCAACTACACCAG ACCCGTGTTCCTGTGCGGAGGGGATGTGAAGGGGGAATCAGGTTACGTGGCAAGTGAGGGGTTCCCCAACCTCTACCCCCCTAATAAGGAGTGCATCTGGACCATAACG GTCCCCGAGGGCCAGACTGTGTCCCTCTCATTCCGAGTCTTCGACCTGGAGCTGCACCCCGCCTGCCGCTACGATGCTCTGGAGGTCTTCGCTGGGTCTGGGACTTCCGGCCAGCGGCTCGGACGCTTTTGTGGGACCTTCCGGCCTGCGCCCCTAGTCGCCCCCGGCAACCAGGTGACCCTGAGGATGACGACGGATGAGGGCACAGGAGGACGAGGCTTCCTGCTCTGGTACAGCGGGCGGGCCACCTCGGGCACTG agcaCCAATTTTGCGGGGGGCGGCTGGAGAAGGCCCAGGGAACCCTGACCACGCCCAACTGGCCCGAGTCCGATTACCCCCCGGGCATCAGCTGTTCCTGGCACATCATCGCGCCCCCGGACCAG GTCATCGCGCTGACCTTCGAGAAGTTTGACCTGGAGCCGGACACCTACTGCCGCTATGACTCGGTCAGCGTGTTCAACGGAGCCGTGAGCGACGACTCCCGGAGGCTGGGGAAGTTCTGCGGCGACGCAGTCCCGGG CTCCATCTCCTCCGAAGGGAATGAACTCCTCGTCCAGTTCGTCTCAGATCTCAGTGTCACCGCTGATGGCTTCTCAGCCTCCTACAAGACCCTGCCGCGGGGCACTGCCAAAGAAGGGCAAGGGCCCGGCCCCAAACGGGGAACTGAGCCTAAAGTCAAGCTGCCCCCCAAGTCCCAACCTCCGGAGAAAACAGAGGAATCTCCTTCAGCCCCTG ATGCACCCACCTGCCCAAAGCAGTGCCGCCGGACAGGCACCTTGCAGAGCAACTTCTGTGCCAGCAGCCTTG TGGTGACTGCGACAGTGAAGTCCATGGTTCGGGAGCCAGGGGAGGGCCTTGCCGTGACTGTCAGTCTTATTGGTGCTTATAAAACTGGAGGACTGGACCTGCCTTCTCCACCCACTGGTGCCTCCCTGAAGTTTTACGTGCCTTGCAAGCAGTGCCCCCCCATGAAGAAAG GAGTCAGTTATCTGCTGATGGGCCAGGTAGAAGAGAACAGAGGCCCCGTCCTTCCTCCAGAGAGCTTTGTGGTTCTCCACCGGCCCAACCAGGACCAGATCCTCACCAACCTAAGCAAGAGGAAGTGCCCCTCTCAACCTGTGCGGGCTGCTGCGTCCCAGGACTGA